One Hordeum vulgare subsp. vulgare chromosome 4H, MorexV3_pseudomolecules_assembly, whole genome shotgun sequence DNA window includes the following coding sequences:
- the LOC123448754 gene encoding protein ETHYLENE-INSENSITIVE 3-like 1a translates to MMGGGGGLLMDQGMAFPGVHNFVDLLQQNGNDKNLGFGSLMPQTSSGDQCVMGEGDLVDPPTDNFPDAGEDDSDDDVDDIEELERRMWRDRMKLKRLKELQQSRGKEQAAGGGGVGDGLKPRQSQEQARRKKMSRAQDGILKYMLKMMEVCRAQGFVYGIIPEKGKPVSGASDNLRAWWKEKVRFDRNGPAAIAKYQADNAVPGSESELASGTASPHSLQELQDTTLGSLLSALMQHCDPPQRRFPLEKGISPPWWPSGDEEWWPELGIPKDQGPPPYKKPHDLKKAWKVSVLTAVIKHMSPDIEKIRRLVRQSKCLQDKMTAKEISTWLAVVKQEEELFMRLHPGARPPATAAGGIASAISFNASSSEYDVDVADDCKGDEAGTHKMAMADPTAFNLGAAILNDKFLMQAPMKEETADMEYVQKRSAVAAEPELMLNNRVYICNNVQCPHSDYGYGFLDRNARNSHQYTCKYNDALPPSAENKAAPPAPPQVFPAAAYNQQNHGLNNLDFGLPMDGQRSIAELMNMYDTAFPANKNMGNDDVTIIERPNSLTPGTQMDEGFFGQGNGIGGNGDSMFSDVSNMMQQQQQQQPQQQQQAPAQQQFFIRDETPQFGNQMGGISGASDFRFGSGFNMSGAVDYPQKNDGPNWYY, encoded by the coding sequence ATGATGGGAGGGGGAGGTGGGCTGCTGATGGATCAGGGCATGGCGTTCCCCGGCGTGCACAACTTCGTGGATCTGCTCCAGCAGAACGGCAACGACAAGAACCTCGGCTTCGGCTCCCTTATGCCACAGACTTCCTCCGGCGACCAGTGCGTCATGGGCGAGGGCGACCTTGTGGACCCGCCGACGGACAACTTCCCGGACGCCGGGGaggacgacagcgacgacgacgtgGATGACATCGAGGAGCTGGAGCGCCGCATGTGGCGCGACCGCATGAAGCTCAAGCGCCTCAAGGAGCTTCAGCAGAGCCGCGGCAAGGagcaggcggccggcggcggcggagtgGGCGACGGGTTGAAGCCGCGGCAGTCGCAGGAGCAGGCGCGCCGCAAGAAGATGTCGCGCGCGCAGGACGGCATCCTCAAGTACATGCTCAAGATGATGGAGGTGTGCCGCGCCCAGGGGTTCGTGTACGGCATCATCCCGGAGAAGGGCAAGCCCGTGAGCGGCGCCTCCGACAACCTCCGTGCCTGGTGGAAGGAGAAGGTCCGCTTCGACAGGAACGGCCCGGCCGCCATCGCCAAGTATCAGGCCGACAACGCCGTGCCGGGCTCCGAGAGCGAGCTGGCTTCCGGCACCGCGAGCCCGCACTCGCTGCAGGAGCTGCAGGACACCACGCTGGGCTCGCTGCTCTCGGCGCTCATGCAGCACTGCGATCCCCCGCAGCGAAGGTTCCCGCTCGAGAAGGGCATCTCTCCTCCATGGTGGCCGTCCGGCGACGAGGAGTGGTGGCCGGAGCTTGGCATCCCCAAGGACCAGGGCCCGCCCCCGTACAAGAAGCCCCATGACCTGAAGAAGGCCTGGAAGGTGAGCGTGCTCACCGCTGTCATCAAGCACATGTCGCCGGACATCGAGAAGATCCGACGCCTCGTCCGCCAGTCCAAGTGCCTCCAGGACAAGATGACCGCCAAGGAGATCTCCACCTGGTTGGCCGTGGTCAAGCAGGAAGAGGAGCTATTCATGAGGCTGCACCCGGGCGCTCGCCCTCCAGCGACTGCTGCTGGCGGCATCGCCAGTGCGATATCATTCAACGCCAGCTCAAGTGAGTACGACGTTGACGTCGCCGACGACTGCAAGGGCGATGAGGCCGGCACCCACAAGATGGCCATGGCTGATCCAACCGCGTTCAACCTCGGCGCGGCCATCCTGAATGACAAGTTCCTCATGCAAGCGCCCATGAAAGAAGAGACCGCTGACATGGAGTATGTCCAGAAGAGGAGCGCCGTGGCCGCCGAGCCGGAGCTGATGCTGAACAACCGCGTCTACATCTGCAACAACGTCCAATGCCCGCACAGCGACTACGGGTACGGCTTCCTTGACCGGAATGCGCGCAACAGCCACCAGTACACCTGCAAGTACAATGATGCCCTCCCGCCAAGCGCGGAGAACAAGGCGGCGCCACCTGCGCCGCCGCAAGTCTTCCCGGCAGCAGCCTACAACCAGCAGAACCATGGGCTCAACAACCTGGACTTTGGCCTGCCCATGGACGGCCAGAGGTCCATCGCCGAGCTCATGAACATGTACGACACCGCCTTCCCGGCCAACAAGAACATGGGCAACGACGACGTCACCATTATAGAGAGGCCTAATTCCCTCACCCCGGGAACGCAGATGGACGAGGGTTTCTTTGGACAGGGCAATGGAATTGGCGGCAATGGCGACAGCATGTTCAGTGATGTCAGTAACAtgatgcagcagcagcagcaacagcaaccacagcagcagcagcaggccccGGCTCAGCAGCAGTTCTTCATCCGTGACGAAACGCCGCAATTCGGAAACCAGATGGGCGGCATCTCCGGCGCATCGGATTTCAGGTTCGGCTCTGGCTTCAACATGTCCGGCGCCGTCGACTACCCGCAGAAGAACGACGGCCCCAACTGGTACTACTGA